In one window of Mytilus trossulus isolate FHL-02 chromosome 7, PNRI_Mtr1.1.1.hap1, whole genome shotgun sequence DNA:
- the LOC134725354 gene encoding uncharacterized protein LOC134725354 isoform X2, translating to MAREGILLGYGNPLLDISVNGTEEFLNKYDLKPDNAILAEDKHKSMYSDMAKTFADHVEYIPGGATLNAIKLAQWLLRVPDATSFFGCVKKDEFGDILEKKAKEIGVNVKFQYTDKESTGTCAVIVTGKNRSMCANLAAANLFTEDHLNNSENWSLVEKAQFYYIAGFALTVSPPSILRIAKHSHEKNKTFCMNLSAPFLCQFFKDPMLQALPYVDVLFGNETEAETFAKENNLETTDRKEIAKKLAGWKKENTSKPRVVVITQGEGDVIVAQGDIVTEYPIIPIAADDIVDTNGAGDAFVGGYLSQLVQGKSIEECVRCGNYSANLVIQRSGCTFPEKPSFQ from the exons ATGGCAAG ggaAGGTATATTACTTGGTTATGGTAACCCACTCCTAGATATCTCTGTAAACGGAACAGAAGAATTTCTGAATAA atATGACTTAAAACCAGACAATGCTATTTTGGCAGAAGACAAACACAAGTCCAT GTATAGTGACATGGCCAAGACATTTGCAGATCATGTGGAATATATTCCAGGAGGAGCTACATTAAATGCCATCAAATTAGCACAG tgGTTGTTGAGAGTTCCTGATGCAACATCATTCTTTGGTTGTgtaaaaaaagatgaatttgGGGATATTTTGGAGAAAAAGGCAAAGGAAATAGGTGTTAATGTTAAATTCCAATACACAGATAAAGAATCAACAGGCACTTGTGCTGTCATTGTTACTGGAAAAAATAG ATCAATGTGTGCAAATTTAGCAGCAGCAAACCTTTTCACAGAGGACCATTTGAATAATTCAGAAAATTGGTCTTTGGTAGAAAAGGCCCAGTTTTATTACATCGCT GGATTTGCATTAACAGTTTCACCACCATCCATCCTTAGAATAGCTAAACATTCCCATGAGAAGAATAAAACTTTCTGTATGAATTTGTCAGCACCATTTTTATGTCAGTTCTTTAAAGATCCTATGTTACAAGCATTACCATATGTAGATGTACTGTTCGGCAACGAAACT GAAGCAGAAACATTTGCAAAAGAAAATAACCTTGAG acAACAGATAGGAAAGAAATTGCAAAGAAGTTAGCAGGTTGGAAGAAAGAAAATACTTCAAAACCTCGAGTGGTTGTTATTACACAAGGAGAAGGAGATGTCATTGTTGCTCAAG gTGACATAGTTACAGAGTACCCAATTATACCTATAGCAGCAGATGATATTGTAGATACAAATGGTGCAGGTGATGCCTTTGTTGGGG GATATCTTTCTCAGCTCGTACAAGGGAAATCCATTGAAGAGTGTGTGCGTTGTGGAAACTATTCTGCCAACTTAGTTATACAACGATCAGGTTGTACCTTCCCAGAAAAGCCAAGTTTTCAATAA
- the LOC134725354 gene encoding uncharacterized protein LOC134725354 isoform X1 codes for MADVNIVNGDDEIVGPDKKKQKTSSSLKEGILLGYGNPLLDISVNGTEEFLNKYDLKPDNAILAEDKHKSMYSDMAKTFADHVEYIPGGATLNAIKLAQWLLRVPDATSFFGCVKKDEFGDILEKKAKEIGVNVKFQYTDKESTGTCAVIVTGKNRSMCANLAAANLFTEDHLNNSENWSLVEKAQFYYIAGFALTVSPPSILRIAKHSHEKNKTFCMNLSAPFLCQFFKDPMLQALPYVDVLFGNETEAETFAKENNLETTDRKEIAKKLAGWKKENTSKPRVVVITQGEGDVIVAQGDIVTEYPIIPIAADDIVDTNGAGDAFVGGYLSQLVQGKSIEECVRCGNYSANLVIQRSGCTFPEKPSFQ; via the exons atgGCGGACGTCAACATTGTTAATGGGGATGATGAAATTGTCGGACCagacaaaaagaagcagaagaCATCATCGTCTCTTAA ggaAGGTATATTACTTGGTTATGGTAACCCACTCCTAGATATCTCTGTAAACGGAACAGAAGAATTTCTGAATAA atATGACTTAAAACCAGACAATGCTATTTTGGCAGAAGACAAACACAAGTCCAT GTATAGTGACATGGCCAAGACATTTGCAGATCATGTGGAATATATTCCAGGAGGAGCTACATTAAATGCCATCAAATTAGCACAG tgGTTGTTGAGAGTTCCTGATGCAACATCATTCTTTGGTTGTgtaaaaaaagatgaatttgGGGATATTTTGGAGAAAAAGGCAAAGGAAATAGGTGTTAATGTTAAATTCCAATACACAGATAAAGAATCAACAGGCACTTGTGCTGTCATTGTTACTGGAAAAAATAG ATCAATGTGTGCAAATTTAGCAGCAGCAAACCTTTTCACAGAGGACCATTTGAATAATTCAGAAAATTGGTCTTTGGTAGAAAAGGCCCAGTTTTATTACATCGCT GGATTTGCATTAACAGTTTCACCACCATCCATCCTTAGAATAGCTAAACATTCCCATGAGAAGAATAAAACTTTCTGTATGAATTTGTCAGCACCATTTTTATGTCAGTTCTTTAAAGATCCTATGTTACAAGCATTACCATATGTAGATGTACTGTTCGGCAACGAAACT GAAGCAGAAACATTTGCAAAAGAAAATAACCTTGAG acAACAGATAGGAAAGAAATTGCAAAGAAGTTAGCAGGTTGGAAGAAAGAAAATACTTCAAAACCTCGAGTGGTTGTTATTACACAAGGAGAAGGAGATGTCATTGTTGCTCAAG gTGACATAGTTACAGAGTACCCAATTATACCTATAGCAGCAGATGATATTGTAGATACAAATGGTGCAGGTGATGCCTTTGTTGGGG GATATCTTTCTCAGCTCGTACAAGGGAAATCCATTGAAGAGTGTGTGCGTTGTGGAAACTATTCTGCCAACTTAGTTATACAACGATCAGGTTGTACCTTCCCAGAAAAGCCAAGTTTTCAATAA